A single Anatilimnocola floriformis DNA region contains:
- a CDS encoding ankyrin repeat domain-containing protein yields MTDETPVPERMYNAIQEGDSRTFKSLFEQHPDQRQFPDGRSMWFSDAASAGNLDVIKFLISTGVDINEPANSDSVASPEGVVYRAASDGHLEVVKWMLAHGAKINFDVRGQTRCYALIHAAREGNLPMVQFLLEKGAAINSCWAEMTPLDHAIDSGSDEVVQFLRSNGAKQANEL; encoded by the coding sequence ATGACCGATGAAACGCCAGTTCCTGAGCGGATGTACAACGCGATTCAAGAAGGCGACTCGCGAACGTTCAAGTCCTTGTTCGAACAGCACCCCGACCAGCGCCAGTTTCCTGATGGCCGAAGCATGTGGTTCTCCGACGCTGCTTCTGCCGGGAATCTGGACGTCATCAAGTTTCTGATTAGTACCGGCGTCGACATCAACGAGCCAGCCAATAGCGATTCGGTGGCGAGCCCAGAAGGTGTGGTCTATCGCGCGGCAAGCGACGGACATCTTGAAGTTGTGAAGTGGATGCTTGCTCATGGGGCAAAGATCAACTTCGATGTCCGTGGCCAAACACGCTGCTACGCACTGATTCATGCAGCGCGAGAGGGAAATCTGCCGATGGTTCAATTTCTCTTGGAGAAAGGTGCGGCGATCAACTCATGTTGGGCCGAAATGACGCCTCTCGACCATGCGATCGATAGCGGCAGCGACGAAGTAGTCCAGTTTCTTCGCTCGAATGGAGCTAAGCAGGCGAACGAGCTCTAA